The proteins below come from a single Oncorhynchus keta strain PuntledgeMale-10-30-2019 chromosome 1, Oket_V2, whole genome shotgun sequence genomic window:
- the ccdc50a gene encoding coiled-coil domain-containing protein 50 isoform X3 — MKEERKRQKQLEANFEEEYYEDKGATRAPLDLDDKPRRPGSNSHSPESHPLTPGSRRDLSPEYVSFEPSRTRYDSVEPSTSGRSRSPEHHLESRGGSSRVKHGDPYPEDHLSNSRGKRGDSYPDYHHPTEGRSKGKGDQRGRDPQGSQSTFYPDSREPRRHREERGDEGERVVRRKERPSRPPPQSHNPVERDEAWERKRECEKDRQREPRRDEERERDAPRHEERSRGGQRHGLRSQDQEHGRDKHREKDRRRERTKSRERGLDEDYYEPIPSSRAWTVGGVEGPGDEWGPMARLHSGPSELCEEEEARRSPCPGVMRGERRGHRDPGEGPSMGTERSYTHPAPREPGRIVQGGPGGRGAVVVGGEYGMGEATQGIAQLDLREQEILDMEVARKLQEEEVKASKMDKRAAQVAQDEEIARLLMEQEKKEYKKSREKEKQGMRPEERGMRLEERRRPEGGDFKPNSEEVVRPRSREEEYQRHRNHQKPARPPQPLPHDYENVETSYSYSESHYSSRTPARPEAAYKGTYYRQ, encoded by the exons CCACCCGAGCCCCTCTGGACCTGGATGACAAACCCAGGCGACCTGGTTCAAACTCCCACTCCCCCGAGTCGCATCCCCTTACCCCAGGCTCACGACGCGACCTCTCCCCCGAGTATGTTTCTTTTGAGCCTAGCAGGACCAGATACGACTCTGTGGAGCCTAGCACCAGTGGACGTTCCAGGTCCCCCGAGCACCatttagagagtagaggagggagtagtaGGGTCAAGCATGGAGACCCATACCCAGAGGACCACCTCTCCAATAGCAGGGGGAAACGTGGGGACAGTTACCCAGACTACCACCACCCCACCGAGGGTAGAAGTAAAGGGAAGGGGGACCAGAGGGGCCGAGACCCCCAGGGGTCCCAGTCCACCTTCTACCCAGACAGCCGTGAGcccaggagacacagagaggagagaggggatgagggagagcgGGTggtgaggaggaaggagaggcccAGCCGGCCGCCCCCGCAGTCCCACAACCCTGTGGAGAGAGACGAGGCttgggagagaaaaagagagtgtgagaaagacCGGCAAAGAGAACccaggagagacgaggagagggagagagacgcaCCAAGACACGAGGAGAGATCGCGAGGCGGACAGAGACATGGGCTGCGATCGCAAGACCAAGAGCATGGCcgagacaaacacagagaaaaagacagaCGCCGAGAGAGAACCAAGAGCAGGGAGCGAGGTCTTGATGAAGACTATTACGAGCCCATACCCAGCAGCCGGGCCTGGACTGTTGGTGGGGTGGAGGGCCCTGGGGATGAGTGGGGGCCCATGGCCAGGCTCCACTCTGGCCCCAGTgagctgtgtgaggaggaggaggccagaAGGAGCCCCTGCCCTGGCGTgatgaggggggagaggagaggtcacaGGGACCCTGGGGAGGGGCCCAGCATGGGCACGGAGCGCTCCTACACGCACCCCGCTCCCAGGGAGCCAG GTCGTATCGTGCAAGGGGGACCAGGGGGTCGCGGCGCAGTGGTGGTAGGAGGGGAGTACGGGATGGGCGAGGCCACCCAGGGCATCGCCCAGCTGGACCTGagggagcaggagatcctggacATGGAGGTGGCCCGGAAACTACAGGAGGAAGAGGTCAAG GCGAGCAAGATGGACAAGCGCGCAGCCCAAGTGGCTCAGGATGAG GAGATAGCCCGGCTGCTGATGGAGCAGGAGAAGAAGGAGTACAAGAAGTCcagggagaaggagaagcagGGGATGAGGCcggaagagagggggatgaggctGGAAGAGAGGAGGCGGCCAGAGGGAGGAGACTTCAAG CCCAACTCAGAGGAGGTAGTGCGTCCCAGGTCCCGAGAGGAGGAGTATCAGAGGCACAGGAACCACCAAAAGCCTGCCAG aCCTCCTCAACCTCTTCCACATGACTATGAGAATGTGGAGACCAGCTACAGCTACTCAGAGAGCCACTACTCTTCCCGCACTCCAGCCAGACCTGAGGCTGCTTACAAAG GTACCTATTACAGGCAGTGA